The sequence below is a genomic window from Deltaproteobacteria bacterium GWC2_55_46.
CTGCCTATGATCCGGCCCTTCATCTCGTCGTTGGGGAGGTTCACGACGGAGACGGTCCTTTCCGCCACGTACTCGCCTGAGTACCTCTGTATGGCCAGCGCGATTATATCCTTCGCCTTCTTGTCGGCCTCGGCCTTGCTCTCATCCTCTATGCGCTTTATGAGTTTGGCGCCCTCGTGCTTGGCCTCGTTCTCCATGTTCTCAAGGAGCATCCGCTTGGCTTCCTCGGCGGAGATGCCGGCAAGCCCCTCAAGCCTGGCCTTCTGCTCGGCTATTACGCCTTCGACCTCTGTCTCCATGTCCTTGAGCTTCTTTTCCTGTGTGGCGACCGTCTTCTCCCTCTTCTGGAAGTCGGCGTCCTTGCGGTCCATCGCCTCAGACTTCTTATCCAGGTTCTCTTCCTTCTGCTGCACCCTCCTCTCAAGGGACTGCAGCTCTTTTCTCCTCTCCCTGGTCTCCTTTTCGAACTCGTTCTTGCCCTCGAAGATCATGTCCTTGGCTTCGAGCTCGGCAGCCTTTTTTACGTTCTCGGCCTCTTTCGTTGCGTCAGCCACGATAGAGTCGGCCGTCTTTCTGCCGGAGTGCAGGTTGCCCTCATCTATCTTCTTCCTTGTGACGAACCCGATCCCGACCCCTATGATAATCGCAAAGACCGCTATTCCAGCAACGATGATGATGGTTGATAATTCCATAACCGGATGTGCCCCTTTCTGCCGTGTATTTAATAGGGGGGGCTAACGACGCCCTCAGACGCCGGATCCTCCCCTTTGCGTCCCCTCATGCGCCCCTGTCAACACGACTCGCTTCTCCGTTACGATAGCCGAGACCGTTACGTCGTGGGGCTCAAGGGGGATTTTTGTTTTAAGAACCTGAAACTCGTAAGCCAGCGCCACTATGGAGCACTTTGCGGAACCGAGTGCCGCGTCATAGTAGCCCTTGCCGAAACCGATCCTGCCTCCGCGCTCGTCAAATGCGACTCCCGGCACCACTATGAGGTCAAACGCCTCCGCCCCGACTGCCGCGGTCCCATCCAGCGGCTCGCGGACCTCGTAGGCGCCTGGCTCCATCTCATCGAGCGAGCGGACCCTGAAGAACTTAAGGGCTCGCCCGTTGCCTGCCGCCACCCTCGGATAGTAGACCTCTTTGCCGGAGCCGATGGCGGCCCTGAAGACCTCGTCGGTGAGGACTTCATTCCCAAAGCTGTAGTACAGGGCCAGCTTCGCCGAATCCCTGAAAAAATGAGAGTCTATGAGCCTTTGCTGGACCTTGAGGCTCAAGGCATAGACATCCTCGAACGAAAGTTCCCTTCTCGTCTCGAGAAGTTCGCCTCTCAGGGACTCTTTTTTGGCAAACCTCATCATTTACCTTTGGAAGGAAGGGGTGGACAGAGCTTGGGTGAGACTGAAGAAATGACAGAAAAGCGTGCGTCCCGGCTGGCGCGGGGTCCTGGGTACTCTATTTCCTCACATCAATCGGTTTTATCATTGGGAAACACGTTATTTAAAAACGAGGTATCTGAATCGGCCTTTAACCAGGTTATCTGCCCCAGCGCTTTTTATACATCCCCCCGCGCAAGCCGTGTCGATTGTTATTTGAACCTGCCATGCAGGTGGGCGCCCTGTGGAAGCTTTCGGCTTTCCCTCAAGGGGACATGCCGGCCGCAGCCAGGGGAGGCTCCCTTATTCAGAGTATTGGTTCGAAATACACTGACCGATCACAAACCTGGCAGGGGGAAAGGCTAACTTACCAGCCTTCTGTCTATCTCATGAGCAAGCTCTTCGGATTTCCTTCCCAGCCTTTCGAGTATCTCCTTTGTCTTG
It includes:
- a CDS encoding 5-formyltetrahydrofolate cyclo-ligase, whose translation is MRFAKKESLRGELLETRRELSFEDVYALSLKVQQRLIDSHFFRDSAKLALYYSFGNEVLTDEVFRAAIGSGKEVYYPRVAAGNGRALKFFRVRSLDEMEPGAYEVREPLDGTAAVGAEAFDLIVVPGVAFDERGGRIGFGKGYYDAALGSAKCSIVALAYEFQVLKTKIPLEPHDVTVSAIVTEKRVVLTGAHEGTQRGGSGV